In Brevibacillus brevis, a genomic segment contains:
- a CDS encoding ATP-binding cassette domain-containing protein has product MTQSYVSIQGVSKRFGLFSALTHISIDIAKNEFVCLLGPSGCGKTTLLRMIAGLEQPTTGRMMIGNREITSLPPSQRNIAMMFQSYALFPNLTAAQNIAFGLEQKKLSRREIAAKVEEALEMVDLSHAADKYPSQLSGGQQQRIALARAISLSPDVLLLDEPLSALDAKVRQKLRLEIRRLHETFGMTTVMVTHDQDEALTMADKIVVMNHGEVMQVGTPQAIYNRPATPFVADFIGAINFIRRGSSDPASSGGGELFAIRPENLRLLTQESDDGIGATVREIEFRGAFYRLYLDWLDGGRKDERLLLDLPAGEASKLDIRREQKVWLELPADHLLRFERDEAAAATEQGWCP; this is encoded by the coding sequence ATGACACAATCGTATGTTTCGATTCAAGGGGTAAGCAAGCGCTTCGGCCTGTTTTCGGCACTAACCCACATCTCGATCGACATCGCCAAAAACGAGTTCGTCTGCTTGCTTGGCCCCAGCGGCTGCGGCAAGACGACGCTGCTGCGGATGATCGCGGGGCTGGAGCAGCCGACGACGGGACGGATGATGATAGGGAACAGGGAGATCACTTCCCTGCCGCCCTCGCAGCGAAATATCGCAATGATGTTCCAGTCTTACGCGCTTTTCCCGAATTTGACTGCGGCTCAAAACATCGCGTTTGGCCTCGAGCAGAAAAAGCTGTCCAGGCGGGAAATCGCCGCGAAGGTGGAGGAAGCACTTGAGATGGTCGACCTGTCGCATGCCGCCGACAAATATCCCTCCCAGCTCTCCGGGGGTCAACAGCAGCGCATTGCGCTCGCTCGCGCCATTTCTCTTTCGCCGGACGTCTTGCTGCTGGACGAGCCTCTCTCTGCGCTGGATGCCAAAGTGCGGCAAAAGCTGCGGCTGGAAATTCGCAGGCTGCATGAAACGTTCGGAATGACGACGGTGATGGTCACGCACGACCAGGATGAGGCGCTGACGATGGCAGACAAAATCGTCGTGATGAACCACGGGGAAGTCATGCAGGTCGGGACGCCGCAGGCCATCTACAACCGGCCTGCGACGCCGTTCGTCGCGGATTTCATCGGCGCAATCAACTTCATCCGTAGAGGAAGCAGCGATCCGGCATCGTCTGGCGGCGGCGAGCTCTTTGCCATTCGCCCGGAAAATTTGCGCCTCCTGACGCAAGAATCGGACGATGGCATCGGCGCAACGGTTCGGGAAATCGAATTTCGCGGAGCGTTCTACCGTCTCTATCTGGATTGGCTGGACGGCGGGCGTAAGGATGAACGACTGCTCCTCGATTTGCCGGCAGGCGAGGCGAGCAAGCTGGACATCCGAAGGGAGCAAAA
- a CDS encoding putative 2-aminoethylphosphonate ABC transporter substrate-binding protein: MKKWQYPFLASILSIGVLAGCGQAPQSQTNTQKATAAAPSGEITVYTALEDDQIKTYLDSFHAKYPEVKVNIVRDSTGIITAKLLAEKDNPQADVVWGTAATSLLVLDQQGMLEGYSPKGIEKVSAEFKDDKEPAHWVGIDAWETAFAVNTKELEKRGLPIPRSYEDLAKTEYKGMIVMPNPASSGTGLLTINGVMQLKGETDGWPYLDKLHENMAIYTHSGSKPAKMAASGEYPIGISFGYRAIAEKKKGAPLEVVFPKEGSGWDVEANALMKKAQIKPEAKLFLDWAISDEAMKAYGQNFAIVSVKQEGAPLPEGYSVDPLRQLVPLDLKKAAENREKLLAEWEKRYATKSEPK; the protein is encoded by the coding sequence ATGAAAAAGTGGCAGTATCCGTTTCTTGCGTCCATCTTGTCGATCGGAGTTCTGGCAGGCTGTGGACAGGCGCCACAATCCCAAACAAACACACAGAAAGCCACGGCGGCTGCACCATCCGGAGAGATCACCGTCTATACAGCCCTGGAAGACGATCAGATCAAAACGTACCTGGACTCTTTCCACGCAAAATACCCGGAAGTGAAAGTCAACATTGTCCGCGACTCGACCGGAATCATCACGGCCAAGCTGCTGGCGGAGAAAGACAACCCGCAGGCGGACGTCGTCTGGGGGACCGCGGCTACCAGCCTGCTCGTCCTCGATCAGCAGGGCATGCTGGAAGGCTACTCGCCCAAAGGCATCGAGAAGGTATCAGCCGAGTTCAAGGACGACAAGGAGCCAGCCCACTGGGTCGGGATTGATGCGTGGGAAACCGCTTTTGCCGTGAACACCAAAGAACTGGAAAAGCGCGGCTTGCCCATCCCGCGTTCCTACGAAGACCTGGCGAAGACCGAATACAAAGGCATGATCGTCATGCCGAATCCCGCGTCCTCTGGAACGGGGCTGTTGACGATCAACGGCGTCATGCAGTTGAAAGGCGAAACGGACGGCTGGCCGTATCTGGACAAGCTGCACGAAAATATGGCCATCTACACGCACTCCGGCTCCAAGCCGGCGAAAATGGCGGCGTCAGGCGAATATCCGATCGGGATCTCCTTCGGTTACCGTGCCATTGCGGAAAAGAAAAAAGGAGCGCCGCTTGAAGTCGTCTTTCCGAAAGAAGGCTCCGGCTGGGACGTCGAAGCCAATGCCTTGATGAAAAAAGCGCAGATCAAGCCCGAAGCGAAGCTGTTTCTTGACTGGGCCATCTCCGACGAGGCGATGAAAGCCTATGGCCAGAACTTCGCCATCGTCAGCGTGAAACAGGAGGGAGCCCCTCTTCCGGAAGGGTACTCCGTAGATCCGCTTAGGCAGCTCGTGCCGCTTGATTTGAAAAAGGCTGCCGAGAATCGTGAGAAATTGCTCGCCGAGTGGGAAAAACGGTACGCGACCAAGAGTGAGCCCAAGTAA
- a CDS encoding amidohydrolase yields MHSTLFANLEALYPELVTLRRDMHMYPELSFQEVDTPRKIAEYLTKLGLEVRTGVGGRGVVATLRGGKPGKTVALRADFDALPIQDEKEVPYKSRIPGVMHACGHDIHTAALLGVATVLSEVKDELAGNVVFLHQFAEEVIPGGAKPMIEDGCLEGVDAVYGAHVASQAPLGTVGTGIGYVTSACDSFDIELYGKGGHGAMPHATVDPIVAGSQLVMNLQQIISRRIDTKYRTVLTVSSFVGGGETYNVIQDKVHLKGTIRTFEEDVREKIRQEIELITRTTAEQAGGTAKFTLTPGYPATWNHEEDALRVKKVAKALFGEESVLSHEYGMGSEDFAYYLQHKPGAFFFVGGGNPELNAVYPHHHPKFDVDERSMLNIGKLFIGIVLDYLAAE; encoded by the coding sequence ATGCACAGCACACTATTTGCCAACTTGGAAGCACTCTATCCCGAACTGGTTACCCTTCGTCGCGATATGCACATGTACCCCGAGCTGTCTTTTCAGGAGGTGGATACGCCGCGGAAAATCGCCGAGTACCTGACAAAGCTCGGGCTGGAAGTCCGTACAGGCGTAGGCGGCCGTGGAGTTGTGGCCACGCTGCGGGGTGGGAAGCCGGGCAAAACCGTGGCACTGCGGGCCGACTTCGACGCGCTGCCGATCCAGGATGAGAAGGAAGTACCGTACAAATCCCGCATCCCAGGTGTCATGCACGCCTGCGGGCACGACATTCACACGGCCGCCCTGCTCGGCGTGGCTACCGTCCTTTCCGAAGTGAAAGACGAGCTCGCCGGCAATGTAGTCTTCCTGCACCAGTTCGCCGAAGAAGTCATTCCCGGCGGAGCCAAGCCGATGATCGAGGACGGCTGTCTGGAAGGGGTCGATGCCGTATACGGCGCGCACGTCGCTTCCCAGGCTCCCTTGGGCACGGTCGGCACAGGCATCGGCTATGTGACCTCTGCCTGCGATTCGTTTGACATCGAGCTGTACGGGAAAGGCGGACACGGTGCTATGCCCCATGCGACCGTCGATCCGATCGTCGCGGGCAGCCAGCTCGTCATGAACTTGCAGCAGATCATCAGCCGGCGCATCGACACCAAATACCGGACGGTTCTGACCGTCAGCTCGTTCGTTGGCGGCGGAGAGACGTACAACGTCATCCAGGACAAAGTCCACCTGAAAGGGACGATTCGCACGTTCGAGGAGGATGTGCGGGAAAAAATCAGACAGGAAATCGAATTGATCACCCGGACCACAGCCGAACAGGCGGGAGGCACTGCAAAATTTACCCTGACGCCGGGCTATCCGGCTACCTGGAATCACGAAGAGGACGCGCTCCGCGTGAAAAAGGTGGCGAAAGCCCTGTTCGGCGAGGAGAGCGTGCTCAGCCACGAGTATGGAATGGGCAGCGAGGACTTCGCCTACTATCTCCAGCACAAGCCGGGCGCCTTCTTCTTCGTAGGCGGCGGCAATCCTGAGCTGAACGCCGTCTATCCGCACCACCATCCCAAATTCGATGTAGACGAGCGCTCCATGCTGAACATCGGAAAGCTGTTCATCGGCATCGTCCTGGACTACCTGGCGGCTGAATAA
- a CDS encoding MerR family transcriptional regulator, with the protein MRISELSKITGASARSIRHYEKKNLLSSVRLENDYRVFDPSAIERIRIIQLYLGLGLTTEQIEEILQCEDNGPDDYAFCPEMLGMYQEKLDQVNRQIEAMEVLKERLERQIQKTVEKRIHTASPSEASSKMKSRSVG; encoded by the coding sequence TTGAGAATCAGTGAATTGTCAAAGATCACCGGCGCAAGCGCCAGATCCATCCGACATTACGAAAAGAAAAACCTGCTATCATCCGTACGTCTGGAAAACGACTATCGTGTATTCGATCCATCGGCCATCGAACGGATTCGGATCATTCAACTGTACCTGGGTCTGGGGCTGACCACGGAGCAAATCGAGGAAATTCTGCAATGCGAGGACAACGGTCCGGACGACTATGCGTTTTGCCCAGAGATGCTCGGGATGTACCAGGAGAAGCTCGACCAGGTCAATCGGCAGATAGAGGCGATGGAAGTGCTGAAAGAGCGGTTGGAACGACAGATTCAGAAGACAGTGGAAAAACGCATCCACACAGCAAGCCCATCCGAAGCCAGTTCAAAAATGAAATCCCGGTCTGTTGGATGA
- a CDS encoding helix-turn-helix domain-containing protein — MSAEVTKQLQTYLQEKGEGWAGHIWERKPHHREFRHVGRIGNPKAAGRKIAPVPKQEQPGRSTPYAVTPGEQGTAIGFAYPQGYQVVVVLRETACELAAADLRYLHLLFYQLYWSGIVQERENELAKMVGGIRAITSALDLDKLLQEILDNAIEVIPAADTGILAMYDPQTDRLVNRAAVGLNDNVLRYRLKVGEAIVGKTFADGQPRIYFTREEIARAMNNIDRENLQYLLSSYDFSHVKGIISTPISVGDKPIGAMIIHQNHTEGTLTERDVHLLKGFAGQAAVVIENARLFAELKGQNQYLSKRNEVHETLTRLSLENKGMEAIVAALDKIIGVPLVFVDFLEGNWYSRKQGSPPLFSMDEISRLFARRHSPVVVRMSGQEQREYHVTPIVVGHVFLGCLIAVLDKPLEELGKIALEQGGAVLALELVKKQSLTDVYYKKTHEFFRELVESKEPDLLQLGGEEWGLRLEDHMIVFLFSFRHTQDLRQLEAEVHRLIARIKKRLGTCRHLLFGYHNKVTLLAMLSTREEIDKLCQRVSDEVAEWEEGEGLPLCAGAGTAGQGIRTIAKSHDEAGKALQYLAERKHRGLLRYEDLGINRLFLHQPTEEMVAFLDEMFRPLQTQKAKQNDLERTLLRYIATGSSAIRTAELLHIHINTLYKRLKKIEQLLNLSLEKPEDVLKIQLACHLRETFVNQRKKE; from the coding sequence TTGTCAGCCGAAGTGACCAAGCAGCTTCAGACGTATTTGCAGGAAAAGGGGGAAGGCTGGGCCGGGCACATCTGGGAGCGCAAGCCCCATCATCGGGAGTTTCGACACGTGGGACGGATCGGCAATCCGAAAGCAGCGGGCCGCAAAATCGCTCCGGTCCCGAAGCAGGAGCAGCCCGGCAGATCGACTCCTTATGCAGTCACCCCCGGTGAGCAGGGGACAGCGATCGGGTTTGCCTACCCGCAAGGCTACCAGGTGGTCGTCGTCCTCAGGGAAACGGCCTGCGAGCTTGCGGCAGCGGACTTGCGCTACCTGCATCTGCTGTTCTATCAGCTCTACTGGTCAGGCATCGTGCAGGAGCGGGAAAACGAGCTGGCCAAAATGGTCGGCGGCATCCGCGCAATCACTTCTGCGCTCGATTTGGACAAGCTCTTGCAAGAGATCCTGGACAATGCGATCGAGGTCATCCCGGCAGCGGACACAGGGATCCTCGCGATGTACGACCCGCAAACGGACAGACTCGTCAATCGGGCAGCCGTGGGCCTGAACGACAATGTCCTGCGCTACCGGCTGAAGGTCGGGGAGGCCATCGTCGGCAAGACGTTCGCGGACGGGCAGCCGCGGATCTACTTTACCCGCGAGGAGATCGCCCGGGCGATGAACAACATCGACCGAGAAAACCTCCAGTACCTGCTGTCGTCCTATGACTTTTCCCATGTGAAAGGGATTATTTCGACTCCGATTTCCGTCGGCGACAAGCCGATCGGGGCGATGATCATTCACCAGAACCACACGGAGGGGACGCTCACCGAGAGGGACGTCCATTTGCTCAAGGGCTTCGCCGGACAGGCCGCCGTCGTCATCGAAAACGCGCGGCTGTTCGCAGAGCTGAAAGGGCAAAACCAATACCTGTCCAAGCGCAATGAAGTGCACGAGACGTTGACGCGCCTGTCTTTGGAAAACAAAGGGATGGAGGCAATCGTCGCCGCACTGGACAAGATCATCGGCGTGCCGCTCGTGTTCGTCGACTTTCTGGAGGGAAACTGGTACTCGCGCAAGCAGGGGTCGCCCCCTCTGTTTTCCATGGACGAAATCTCGCGGTTGTTTGCCCGGCGGCACTCTCCGGTCGTCGTACGCATGTCCGGCCAGGAGCAGCGGGAATACCACGTGACACCGATCGTCGTCGGCCATGTGTTTCTCGGCTGTCTGATCGCCGTCCTGGACAAACCGCTGGAGGAGCTGGGCAAAATCGCGCTGGAGCAGGGCGGAGCGGTACTCGCGCTGGAACTGGTGAAAAAGCAGTCGCTCACCGATGTCTACTACAAGAAAACGCACGAGTTTTTCCGGGAGCTGGTCGAGAGCAAGGAGCCGGATCTGCTGCAGCTGGGCGGGGAGGAATGGGGGCTGCGGCTGGAGGACCACATGATCGTCTTCCTCTTCTCCTTTCGCCACACCCAGGATCTCAGGCAGCTGGAAGCAGAGGTGCACCGCCTCATCGCCCGGATCAAAAAGAGGCTCGGGACTTGCAGGCATCTCCTGTTCGGCTATCACAACAAAGTGACCCTGCTCGCGATGCTGTCCACGCGGGAGGAGATCGACAAGCTCTGTCAGCGTGTCTCGGACGAGGTGGCAGAGTGGGAGGAAGGCGAAGGTTTGCCGCTGTGCGCGGGGGCAGGCACGGCGGGGCAGGGGATCCGTACGATCGCAAAGAGCCACGACGAAGCCGGGAAAGCCCTCCAGTACCTGGCAGAGCGCAAGCATAGGGGCCTTCTGCGCTACGAGGATCTGGGAATCAACCGACTCTTTTTGCACCAGCCCACCGAGGAGATGGTGGCATTCCTGGACGAGATGTTCAGGCCGCTGCAGACCCAGAAGGCGAAGCAAAACGATCTGGAACGCACCTTGCTCCGCTATATCGCCACAGGCAGCTCGGCGATCCGGACGGCCGAACTGCTGCACATCCACATCAATACGCTGTACAAACGGCTGAAAAAAATCGAGCAGCTGCTGAATCTCTCCCTGGAGAAGCCGGAGGATGTCCTGAAAATTCAGCTAGCCTGCCATTTGCGGGAGACGTTCGTCAACCAGCGCAAGAAAGAATAG
- a CDS encoding NAD(P)-binding domain-containing protein, with translation MEKEKELFGHQDADLENNLTAVSVIGLGNMGVALAGAFLKAGYPTTVWNRSSGRAEGLVAKGASPAHTLASAIAASEVIVVCVSTYDVMDDLLNPLTAELKGKVLVNLTTGTPEGARRTAEWAAEHGINYLDGAIMAIPPMIGTPDALIFYGGEKAVFDAHEPLLKQLGGHTTYLSADTGVPLLYDLALLTMMYGAWYSYFHAIALLSTANVSATEFLPYVTNWLQHLIVPLLADPNTARALDEGDYSTDVSNMLVNQLALDNIVRSSRELGISPDWLVPIQAIAKKKVEEGHGADAFSRVFDELKKNGGLVHGK, from the coding sequence ATGGAGAAAGAGAAAGAATTGTTTGGACACCAGGACGCCGACCTGGAAAACAACCTGACAGCCGTTTCCGTCATCGGACTGGGGAATATGGGGGTGGCTTTGGCAGGTGCATTCCTGAAAGCGGGTTATCCGACCACGGTCTGGAACCGATCTAGCGGGAGGGCAGAAGGTCTGGTTGCAAAAGGCGCGTCTCCCGCTCATACGCTTGCATCTGCCATAGCGGCAAGCGAGGTCATCGTTGTTTGTGTATCTACTTACGACGTCATGGATGATCTGCTCAATCCGTTGACGGCTGAACTGAAAGGCAAGGTGCTGGTCAACCTGACTACGGGGACGCCGGAGGGGGCTCGCAGAACTGCAGAGTGGGCGGCCGAGCATGGGATTAACTATTTGGATGGGGCCATTATGGCGATCCCGCCGATGATCGGGACACCGGATGCCTTGATCTTCTACGGGGGCGAAAAGGCGGTCTTCGATGCACACGAACCGCTTCTGAAGCAGTTGGGTGGGCACACGACCTATCTGAGCGCCGATACCGGGGTTCCCTTGCTGTACGATCTGGCCCTTCTCACCATGATGTATGGCGCCTGGTACAGCTATTTCCATGCCATAGCCTTGCTTTCCACGGCCAACGTGTCGGCGACGGAATTTCTGCCGTATGTGACGAACTGGCTGCAGCATTTGATCGTACCATTGCTTGCGGACCCGAATACCGCACGCGCCTTGGACGAAGGCGACTATTCAACGGACGTATCCAACATGCTGGTCAATCAGCTCGCGCTCGACAACATCGTCCGTTCCAGCAGAGAGCTGGGGATTTCTCCCGACTGGCTGGTCCCGATCCAAGCCATCGCCAAGAAAAAGGTAGAGGAAGGGCATGGTGCTGATGCCTTTTCGCGCGTTTTCGATGAGCTGAAGAAAAACGGTGGACTTGTTCATGGGAAGTAA
- a CDS encoding MFS transporter has protein sequence MTRTAEERQKYIVLSMLFIAWLIGNLDRMVINVAVIPIVDEFSLDPTSQGLILSSFFAGYALMQIPGGWLADKFGAAKILTISLFLWSIFTALTGSAWSLVSLILIRFLFGLGEAPFSPSSAVLISEHFPKEQRGRAQSTLLSASVIGKAITPVLASGVIVWLGWRSLFFAIGVTGMVVAVLCLIYLKSPVRDAAASKSQQTKVPLKTLLKMPLLWSLLLTSFGIYFVTWGMASWMPTYLVKVRHLDLVSMGALSTIPSVTSFLAMLAGGVLLDRWMAGREKGFVAVCALLTGLFIYLMFNAPSVGMVVLYETLSGITGTFIVIAVGLQPLKRFSQEVIGTAMGIVNFGGQAAGFVAPLLIGMTVKAFGGSYTAALWILVSLMVVCAIAAMTWPSERKTAAQPAATPAG, from the coding sequence ATGACACGAACGGCGGAAGAGCGCCAGAAGTACATCGTTTTGTCCATGCTCTTCATCGCGTGGCTGATCGGCAATTTGGACCGGATGGTCATCAACGTCGCGGTCATCCCCATCGTGGACGAGTTCTCCCTCGATCCGACGTCCCAAGGGCTGATCCTCTCCAGCTTCTTTGCCGGCTACGCCTTGATGCAGATTCCGGGAGGCTGGCTCGCCGACAAGTTTGGCGCAGCCAAGATCCTGACGATTTCCCTGTTTTTATGGTCCATTTTCACCGCGTTGACAGGCTCTGCCTGGTCTCTCGTCTCCCTGATCCTCATTCGGTTCTTGTTCGGTTTGGGAGAAGCGCCGTTCTCACCTTCCAGCGCCGTGCTGATCTCGGAGCATTTTCCCAAGGAGCAGAGGGGCCGCGCCCAGTCGACTCTGTTGTCGGCAAGCGTCATCGGCAAAGCGATTACGCCTGTGCTGGCCTCCGGCGTCATCGTCTGGCTCGGCTGGAGAAGCCTGTTTTTTGCCATTGGAGTGACAGGGATGGTCGTCGCGGTGCTCTGCCTGATTTACCTCAAGTCGCCTGTTCGGGACGCAGCGGCCAGCAAGAGCCAGCAAACCAAGGTTCCCTTGAAGACGCTGCTCAAAATGCCCTTGCTGTGGAGTCTCTTGCTCACGTCGTTCGGAATTTACTTCGTGACCTGGGGAATGGCGAGCTGGATGCCTACGTATCTCGTCAAGGTGCGCCATCTCGACCTGGTGTCCATGGGGGCGCTGTCGACTATTCCTTCCGTCACCAGCTTCCTCGCGATGCTCGCAGGCGGCGTGCTGCTGGACCGCTGGATGGCCGGCAGGGAGAAAGGTTTTGTTGCGGTGTGCGCCTTGCTCACCGGGCTGTTCATCTACCTGATGTTCAACGCCCCGTCCGTCGGAATGGTCGTGCTGTACGAGACTTTGAGCGGAATCACTGGCACCTTCATCGTCATCGCGGTCGGCTTGCAGCCGTTGAAGCGCTTCTCCCAGGAGGTCATCGGCACTGCGATGGGGATCGTCAACTTCGGAGGACAAGCAGCCGGCTTCGTCGCCCCGCTCTTGATCGGGATGACCGTCAAGGCATTTGGAGGTTCCTACACCGCCGCTCTCTGGATTCTCGTCTCACTCATGGTCGTCTGCGCCATCGCAGCCATGACCTGGCCGTCGGAGAGAAAGACTGCGGCCCAGCCCGCCGCTACTCCCGCCGGGTAA